DNA from Ciconia boyciana chromosome 23, ASM3463844v1, whole genome shotgun sequence:
TTTGGTTCTTGGCTCCCTTTACATGTGATTTAGTTTTCTGTCTGATGGACGGATTTCGATAGTAGCCTCGCTTACAGGTGAACGGAGCTCTGCTGTGTCAGAGATGGGTGGACAGGGTACATCGTGCTCACTAGAAACggtatgtttctttttcaagagaaagaaGTGTATTTTCTAGTTGAAATGTGGTACCGTAATCATGAATTGCTCTCTCTGAAATTCTCCCGTCAGGGCTACTGTAAGAAAACGCAGGAGTGTGCAGGTTGTGTACGATGTGTGTGCCTGAGTTAACATGGTGTGAGTTTTGTAGCCTCCGTGACTTCGGCCATGTCAGTGAGCTGTCAGTCCTTGGTACTCACACCAATAATGGAAGAATTGCTGTTTAGGTAATTAACCTGTATGGAATATTAAATTTTTGCTGATACAAATTTTTACCATTTGTTACTTTGTAACTAGAATGGGTATttaaaggtttgttttctgtgtagtACTTATTTCTGTGCAGTACTGTCATCCTGTCCTCGCAATACAGTACACAAGATGGTGCAGTGCTACGTGACTAGATTTTTACGGTTTTTAAAGTTATACTCTGGCCAGCCTCAGGACTTGTTTTTGAAGAGCACGTCGACAGCACTCCGTCTGCTCTATGAAAAGTTACGGAGAGTTGGACTCTGCACAGTGCCATGAAGTGTCCTTGTCACAGCCATGTTTTACACAGCGGCAAAACCCTGAAGAAGGCTCCTTGGCTTAAGGTTGAGGTACCTGGGTTACTGTAACAGGGCTTTATGGCGCTCTGTAAGGAGTGGCTTCGTTAACCCTATTCTGTAAGATTTCTTGTAATGACTGTATTGTACCTTTAAATTGTAATATGCCTTCCATGCGCTTCACTGAAATACTGCTGTCACTGTTAAACAACAGGTTTTAGATTTTACTGCTGgttttcctaataaaaatgtGGCTGTTTTCTGGAGTACTTGTTTGTTCAACTCTGAAGACTGCGGGATGGAGTCATCCGATCACTACCGCGGATCCAGAGAGAACTGCAGTCTAGCTCCTGCCTCTGCGTCAGACAAGGCTTTTCTCTCTCAACTTCCTTGAAGCAAGGCTTTAAGGAACAATTGTGCaacaatttatttcagtctCCTGTGCCAAATTACTGTAGCAAGTGAGCTACCTACGGGTGAATTCAAAGGTAGAGAAGTCAGCTGTAGTGGGGCTCCTATTAACAGTTTCCAGTGTCTTTATGCATATGTTGTATACCTGTCCTTATGGAGAGCTGCATTGGAGCATTGGCATTatgcagttttcagaaaaaaaatagttgataGCTTGCTTGCAAGCTATCATTTACTGTGCTGTGGCTAGACCAAGTCTAGTCTTCATCTGGGATGGGACTTGGAGCTTCTAGCCTTTTATCCAGACACCTTTCTCGATGAATGAACAGGTCAACAGCCTTTGATAacctgtaaatatttatttcagttgatCTTAACAGAAGTTACTTATGTTGAAACTAAGCCACACCCATAGCTTGAATTACAACAGTTAAGAGAGCAAATATTGGCTGTTGTGCTGTTCTGGGTTGCAGTCTGGGGTCATACTCTTCCCAGAAGGAAGAACCTGGGCACTTCTGGGAAAAGGAAGCCAAAATCCAGGGGCGAAGCTCACCTGCAAAGACGAGCAGCTGCAGTGGTGTCCCTGCCCGCTCTGCAGTGGGGACGCACGCTGAAATGGCAACCTTCGAGGAGCAGACGGAGTGCATTGTGGAAGCCTTGTTCTCTGACCTCCTAGGTGAAGATGGGAGCGACTGCCGGAGCCTGGAGACAGACTCGGGAGGTAGGGCCTGTGCgggaggaaaaaatggtttgTTTGCTGCAGGTGACGGAGGAGCGTTTTGACCGAACGCTTAAAGGAAGGAGGCTGTAGCCTGGGGTCGTTGGGTTTCCTAAAACGCAGGCTGGTGATGACTTCCAAGCTCTctctgttttgggggaaaagtTAGAGCAAGGTGAAGTTGTTTGAATCCCGGGCAGCCCACAGCTGCAGTCTGCCTTGGCAGGTCGGGCGATGGGGGCTGTGAAGGACGGGCACCCCgccttcccctccccggggctgcgggtgcTGGTGGCGGgcggtgctggcagggagggtgCTGCCGGCTGCTGTGCCCCGCGCGGGTCTGCAAGTCCCGAGTAACTTGCTCCGAACCAACGGGCTGGGACAAGTTTTAACTGTTGTTATCAAAAAGAAAGTTCATACTGCTTTTTGGATGAAAACAGTTGCTTTTACATGTAAGACAGAATGCAGTTTTTGCTTCACAAAGCTCCTAGACATCATTTGGGCTACTTTGGTTTGCTGGGCAATGCTGCTAGAAACCCAGAATTTCACCTGTGTTCATACTgcttttcccattattttctCGGCAACAAACCGGTTAAAATGACCCAAGAGACGCTGGGATCTTGCTGACACAGATAGCAGGCCAAGTCCATTTCTCAAAAGCTCCATGGCAGTTTGTCCTTTTGCCTAAAGAAAAAGTCTCCGTGAGCGTATTGCTTGTTTCCTCTCCTGGATTGTGCCTCTGCCTCCGCTGTCCTGCGCGCTGTGAAACTGCCCCAGACCCCCGGGAGCCGCAGGCTtctgcccagggctgcaggcGCCCAGAGCCGGCGCCAGCCGGAGGAGCTAAACCGCAATCAGCGGCTGGATGAGGGAGGGGGGTGGGCCAGGAGCGATGCCCCCGGATCGAGCTGGCCACCACTTTATGTTGAAAGATCCTGCTTTCCATTCTTTATGACTTTGCCAAACGTGGAAATGGTTTTGCTGAAACTTTCGGTGTCAGGTAGCTCCTCCTGGCTGAACCTTGTTTTGGTAATattcagaaaaagtaaataatagtctactgttgtttttttccccctcaggaTGCTTTAAGGGACAAACGCTTTAACTGAggcgctcccccccccccccccccttttaagTAGTTTAGCTGAGAAGTTCTAATGGTTTTATATACTTGAAATTTGTGAAGTATGCCTTTTGCTCCTTTGCGAAAACCTTCCCAAATTTGGGTCACTGTGAGACTTCGAAACGTTGCAATTTGCACTTGCTCAGAAGAGACCTTGAGTATAATATCTAAATTCTCCAAAGACGGCACGCGATGATCTGCAGCCTCGGAGTGCTGGGGGAATGCAGGCAGGACTTTGCCGTCCGATCGATGCTGCTGTGTCATCGCAGTCAGAAGAGAGAGATGAGATGTTTTCTGAGTCCTCTGACCTTCCTTGCTTGCTTCTGGCAGCCTGGGAGGAAGGGGCTGCCGGCACCCGGAGCGGTAGAGAGAGGCCTCAGGGATGCCCTTGGAGGAACGGGAGTGGGGATGAACTGAGACTGGGGCATGAAGCAGCTGAGGTGGGAGGAAAGAGACCTGGACAAACCCATGGTACAGAGCCCCTCGGTCCCTGTAAATCAATGAATACTTGAATGGCTGTATGATATTTCTTTTAGGGACTTTGGTTTTACATTTCCCAGGATGTCTTGTCAGAGGTCTACCCTGCGTTATCCTCCTGAGCGCTTGAGGCAGTAACGCCCGCTGAAGGCAGCGTTTTGGACGCAGTAGGCAGCTAAAGAGGCTGGGCTGCCAGCTGTGTGCCCTTTCTCCACCTTTAACGCGCTATGCTGAAACCCCTCGCCCTGCTCTCTCCGCTCTAGAGTGTGTGCCGTCTGCCGGAGAGCCTCCAGCCGGGTTTGACCCAGTCGTGGTCGCCAGTCGCCTGCGGCGGATGGGGGACCAGTGCAACGTGGATTTTGAACGGGTTTCCTCAGAGGCGCTTGCTGAAGTGCTCAGGGGAAAGGTAAAGCTCACCTTGTCCTGCCTGGCCTGGCCGGCTCCTTGGCTGTAGGCCAGCCTCGCGTCGGAGAATAGCGGAagcctggggagcagcacagcctgcGCTGCGGGAGCCGGGGGGGTCTGAGGGGAAGGGGCGTGATACCCCGCAGCCTCCCGTCATTTCTGTGTCCCGGCAGCGTGCGAGCCGCCAGGACAGAAGCCGGACGAGGCACTGCGGgagctgccttttctcctcctctcttccaaaGGAGCTGCTTTTTATCACCTGGGAAGCCCTGGAGCTGCCTGGGCCGGCCTGCCGTTGCAGGAGACGCTCCGCAGTCTGGAGCTGGTGGGGGCAGCTGCTGCGtggagggggaaaggaggaagacgGTGGTGAGCGGGGCAGAGCGGTGCTCCAGCCCGCCCTGCAGCGAGAGCTCTCGTGCCAGCGCGCTGCTGGTGCGAGCGCTGCGGGCAGTTCTAGCTGCAGGTCCGTTGCAGCTCTGGGGAGACGGCCGGCTGCCTCCCCGGTCCTTCAGCCACGCTCCCCGCTGCTGCAGCTTGTACAAGCCGCAGTAAAGGAGAGCCCTGCCTTGAACGTGCTACGCTGTGCGGGTACCACCAGGAAGCTCTAGTCATGGGTAGAAGAAGCAAATGCAGGAATTTGACTGAATGTTGGATTTTGAGCCAAGACTTacactgtcatttaaaaagaagctcAAACCGCCCTCTCGATGCTTGCAGATGGAGAAGTTTGGGGCTGCCGTGGAATCtctcagcaggagctggattAACCAGAACCCCGAGCTGGTCTACGGGAgagtttttctctctgtttctgtgaaatTGCTAATGTATCTTGCTAAGAAAGTCTCAGATAAGGTGAATCACAAACAACTCAGTGAAGTGATTAATGGAAATTCTCAAGTGAGAAGCTACATTGAGGACTGCGGCGGATGGGTAAGGATGTAAAGGCGGCGGTGATGTTTGCCTGGACGTTTGTGGCCCTTCCCTTGTGTCTCTCGCCTCTCCCACCTGCCTCGCTTGGCTCGTCACTGATGCCCAGCGCGTCCCCCCAGACATGCACACCAGCTAACTCAGCGTATAGCCGTGGGAGCACGGCTTTTCTAAACACCTTGGTGAAGTCTTACTGAAGCCAGCATCAAACTTCCCATCTGCTTCTCTGTCTCGGGGTTTAATTCCTTATCTCAGTGTCTTGGGAGCGCAGCTTGCTCCCTTAGATGAGAATCAAAATAATGAAGGATGGGTCATACAAAAAGCACCGTCCTGCTCAGGCCGCTTTACAGACCCCGCTTGGTGCGTTTCACCAGGGGAAGGGATGAAATGGGTCCGGGAGCGGGTCACAGCGGGAGGCGGATGGCCCGTCCCTCCATCCCACGTCCTTCTCTTCCCGCTGGTTCCTTTAAACCTGCCTTGAATTCTTTCTCTAAAACACATACACATGGgggtttttgtctgttttcaggGGAACGTGGACAATTGAGAGGAAGGCCTGTACTACTTTCCAGAAGGTGAAGCTGGACTTTTCATTGATTCAACTGGGAGAAATGCTGTTGTATTTCTTCAGCAGACTGCAAGCAGAACTCAACACATAAGCAACGTGTAAAAAACATTCTGTATCactaaaaacaaaagttaataCGTGTTTGTtgttattaatttgtttttctccttgtgtttcTCTTAAATTTAGCCATAAATTTAGCCATAAAAGCTTCAC
Protein-coding regions in this window:
- the BCL2L15 gene encoding bcl-2-like protein 15 isoform X2, which produces MATFEEQTECIVEALFSDLLGEDGSDCRSLETDSGECVPSAGEPPAGFDPVVVASRLRRMGDQCNVDFERVSSEALAEVLRGKMEKFGAAVESLSRSWINQNPELVYGRVFLSVSVKLLMYLAKKVSDKVNHKQLSEVINGNSQVRSYIEDCGGWGNVDN
- the BCL2L15 gene encoding bcl-2-like protein 15 isoform X1 → MQAGLCRPIDAAVSSQSEERDEMFSESSDLPCLLLAAWEEGAAGTRSGRERPQGCPWRNGSGDELRLGHEAAEVGGKRPGQTHECVPSAGEPPAGFDPVVVASRLRRMGDQCNVDFERVSSEALAEVLRGKMEKFGAAVESLSRSWINQNPELVYGRVFLSVSVKLLMYLAKKVSDKVNHKQLSEVINGNSQVRSYIEDCGGWGNVDN